The Leucobacter chromiiresistens genome has a window encoding:
- a CDS encoding EthD family reductase produces MTQRLLVLYPEPADRAAFEQHYRDVHLPLCARLPGVRQISFAIGIDRSPYFAVFAATFDDAEALRAALDSPEGQAVAEDVPRYATGGATVIDFPVESFDVG; encoded by the coding sequence ATGACCCAGCGACTGCTCGTGCTCTACCCCGAGCCCGCCGACCGCGCCGCGTTCGAGCAGCACTACCGCGACGTCCACCTGCCGCTGTGCGCGCGGCTTCCGGGAGTGCGGCAGATCTCGTTCGCGATCGGCATCGACCGCTCCCCCTACTTCGCGGTGTTCGCGGCGACCTTCGACGACGCCGAGGCGCTGCGGGCGGCGCTCGATTCACCCGAGGGGCAGGCCGTGGCCGAAGATGTGCCCCGGTACGCGACCGGAGGGGCGACCGTCATCGACTTCCCGGTGGAGTCGTTCGACGTGGGGTGA